In Osmia bicornis bicornis chromosome 1, iOsmBic2.1, whole genome shotgun sequence, the following proteins share a genomic window:
- the LOC123988168 gene encoding uncharacterized protein LOC123988168 — translation MEKWQQNWEKSDKGRWTNRLIPEIKEWCDWGPRLLNFHLTQVLTGHGSFGTFLKKIGRQRKAQCWFCPEREDSPEHFLFECSRWRSERAQLSSLLHTEFNKENFVKFLREEATRSLVTAYITRTLKEKEDFERKRQRA, via the coding sequence ATGGAAAAATGGCAGCAAAATTGGGAAAAATCGGACAAAGGAAGATGGACAAACAGACTGATTCCAGAAATTAAGGAGTGGTGCGATTGGGGGCCCAGATTGTTAAATTTCCACCTGACCCAGGTGCTGACGGGCCACGGGAGCTTCGGCACCTTTCTGAAAAAGATAGGCCGCCAAAGGAAAGCCCAATGCTGGTTTTGCCCAGAACGAGAGGACAGCCCTGAGCACTTCTTATTTGAGTGTAGCAGATGGAGAAGTGAAAGGGCACAGCTGTCCTCCCTACTACACACGGAGTTCAATAAAGAAAACTTCGTAAAGTTCCTCAGAGAAGAGGCTACTAGAAGCCTGGTAACAGCATACATAACCAGGACACTAAAAGAAAAGGAGGATTTCGAGAGGAAAAGACAGAGGGCATAA